The following are from one region of the Paracoccus sp. S3-43 genome:
- a CDS encoding metal-dependent hydrolase, protein MKLTWLGHSGFRLEIEDAVILIDPWISGNPVFPEDSRAEAIRGATHILLTHGHGDHSGDTPAIAKELKIPVAGIYDLINSWITHHDIEGIGFNKGGTVDLGGAKVTMVNATHSSSLDGADGPIYAGHESGYMIAGDGHVIYVSGDTDIMADMGWMGEYHRPDIGILCAGGHFTMDMRRAAWAAKTYFDFKTVIPCHYKTFPLLEQSAQALIDGLPGVRVIEPQVMKAIEL, encoded by the coding sequence ATGAAACTGACCTGGCTTGGACATTCCGGCTTTCGCCTGGAGATCGAGGATGCGGTGATCCTGATCGACCCTTGGATTTCCGGCAACCCGGTCTTCCCCGAGGACAGCCGCGCCGAGGCGATCCGGGGCGCCACCCATATCCTTCTGACCCATGGCCATGGCGATCATTCCGGCGACACGCCGGCCATCGCGAAGGAGCTGAAGATCCCCGTCGCGGGCATCTATGACCTGATCAACAGCTGGATCACCCATCACGATATCGAGGGGATCGGCTTCAACAAGGGCGGCACCGTCGACCTGGGCGGGGCCAAGGTGACGATGGTCAACGCCACCCATTCCAGTTCGCTGGACGGCGCGGACGGGCCGATCTATGCGGGCCACGAATCGGGCTACATGATCGCAGGGGACGGGCACGTGATCTATGTCTCGGGCGATACCGACATCATGGCGGACATGGGCTGGATGGGCGAATACCACCGGCCCGATATCGGCATCCTCTGCGCGGGCGGCCACTTCACCATGGACATGCGCCGCGCCGCTTGGGCCGCCAAGACATATTTCGACTTCAAGACGGTGATCCCCTGCCATTACAAGACTTTCCCGCTGCTGGAACAATCGGCGCAGGCGCTGATCGACGGGCTGCCGGGGGTGCGGGTGATCGAACCCCAGGTCATGAAGGCGATCGAATTGTGA
- a CDS encoding SDR family oxidoreductase has translation MTEMPKIALITGASRGLGAALAEDLAARGYHVLAVARTVGALEELDDRIRRAGGSATLAPMDVAEAPAMQQLAEAALNRWGGLDLWAHCAIHAAPLAPAPHVDGKDWAKSVLVNMDVTRGLIALLEPLLRVRQGTALFFDDPRAGQKFFGAYGATKAGQIALARSWQAESTAVGPRVVIAQPAPMPTAVRARFFPGEDRAALAPCKDQAARILDAL, from the coding sequence ATGACAGAGATGCCAAAAATCGCGCTGATCACCGGCGCATCGCGCGGCCTGGGCGCCGCCCTGGCCGAGGATCTGGCCGCGCGCGGCTATCACGTCCTGGCGGTGGCGCGGACGGTCGGCGCGCTGGAGGAACTGGACGACCGCATCCGCCGCGCGGGCGGCAGCGCCACCCTGGCGCCGATGGACGTGGCCGAGGCGCCCGCCATGCAGCAATTGGCCGAGGCCGCGCTGAACCGCTGGGGCGGGCTGGACCTGTGGGCGCATTGCGCGATCCACGCCGCGCCGCTGGCGCCCGCGCCGCATGTCGATGGCAAGGACTGGGCAAAATCGGTTCTGGTCAACATGGACGTGACGCGTGGGCTGATCGCGCTGCTGGAACCGCTGCTGCGTGTCCGGCAGGGGACCGCGCTGTTCTTCGACGATCCGCGCGCGGGGCAGAAATTCTTCGGCGCCTATGGCGCGACCAAGGCGGGCCAGATCGCCCTGGCCCGCAGCTGGCAGGCCGAAAGCACGGCGGTCGGTCCCCGCGTGGTCATCGCCCAGCCCGCGCCGATGCCGACCGCCGTGCGCGCGCGGTTCTTTCCGGGCGAGGATCGGGCGGCGCTGGCGCCCTGCAAGGACCAGGCGGCGCGGATTCTGGACGCGCTGTGA
- a CDS encoding aminopeptidase P family protein, giving the protein MQSFDDPAGGGDHAARLAQLRARLAADGLDAFIIPRADAHQGEYVADADARLAWLTGFTGSAGFAIVTPDRAGVFIDGRYRVQVKAQLDPDHFTPVPWPETRPSDWLREALPAGGRLGFDPWLHTRQDIETLDKALADSGIGLIAVDRNPLDAIWTDRPAPPVGRARAHDDALAGESSADKRARLAAQLRDEGQAAALLTLPDSISWLLNIRGSDVPRNPIVQSFAVLSDDGHVALFSDPAKFDDALRAHLGNQVAILHPEGLPAALLDLEGPVRLDPASAPEAAFRLLDSAKTQVAPATDPAILPKARKNAAELDGMRAAHLRDGVAMVRLLAWLDAQEPADLSEIDVVEKLEALRRDAGITDISFDTICGAGPNGAIVHYRVTRATNRRLARSEVLLIDSGGQYRDGTTDITRTVPLGDPLPQAVAPYTAVLRGMIAISRARFPKGVAGAHLDALARQYLWSQGLDYDHGTGHGVGAALCVHEGPARISRASTLPLEAGMILSNEPGYYREGAFGIRIENLITLTPAEAEPGRAMLGSETLTLCPIDRRLIDIAAMSRDEIDWLDAYHARVRDRLSPHLDGDARTWLDQATQPLMSSS; this is encoded by the coding sequence TTGCAGTCCTTCGACGATCCGGCGGGCGGCGGCGACCACGCGGCCCGGCTGGCGCAACTGCGCGCCCGGCTGGCGGCCGACGGCCTGGACGCCTTCATCATCCCCCGCGCCGATGCGCATCAGGGCGAATATGTCGCCGATGCCGATGCGCGGCTGGCCTGGCTGACGGGATTCACCGGCAGCGCGGGCTTTGCCATCGTGACGCCCGACCGGGCGGGCGTGTTCATCGACGGGCGTTACCGCGTGCAGGTCAAGGCGCAGCTTGACCCGGATCATTTCACGCCGGTCCCCTGGCCGGAAACCAGACCCTCGGACTGGCTGAGAGAGGCCTTGCCTGCGGGCGGACGCCTGGGCTTCGATCCGTGGCTGCACACCCGCCAGGACATCGAGACGCTGGACAAGGCGCTTGCCGACAGCGGCATCGGCCTGATCGCGGTGGATCGCAACCCGCTGGACGCAATCTGGACGGACCGCCCCGCCCCGCCGGTGGGCCGGGCGCGCGCCCATGACGACGCGCTCGCGGGCGAGTCCTCCGCCGACAAGCGCGCCCGGCTGGCCGCGCAACTGCGCGACGAGGGGCAGGCGGCGGCGCTGCTGACGCTGCCCGATTCGATCTCCTGGCTGCTGAACATCCGGGGCAGCGATGTGCCCAGGAACCCCATCGTGCAATCCTTCGCGGTGCTGTCGGATGACGGCCATGTCGCCCTGTTCTCCGACCCGGCCAAGTTCGACGATGCCCTGCGCGCCCATCTGGGCAATCAGGTCGCGATCCTGCATCCCGAAGGACTGCCGGCCGCGCTGCTGGATCTGGAAGGCCCGGTGCGTCTCGACCCGGCCTCGGCACCCGAGGCGGCGTTCCGCCTGCTGGACAGCGCCAAGACCCAGGTCGCCCCGGCCACCGACCCGGCGATCCTGCCCAAGGCCCGCAAGAACGCCGCCGAACTGGACGGGATGCGCGCCGCCCATCTGCGCGACGGCGTGGCGATGGTGCGGCTGCTGGCCTGGTTGGACGCCCAGGAACCGGCCGACCTGTCCGAGATCGACGTGGTGGAAAAGCTGGAAGCCCTGCGGCGCGACGCGGGCATCACCGATATCAGCTTCGACACGATCTGCGGCGCCGGGCCGAACGGCGCCATCGTCCATTACCGCGTCACCCGCGCCACGAACCGCCGCCTGGCGCGGAGCGAGGTGCTGCTGATCGATTCGGGCGGACAATATCGCGACGGCACCACGGACATCACCCGCACCGTGCCCTTGGGCGATCCCCTGCCCCAGGCCGTGGCCCCCTATACGGCGGTGCTGCGCGGCATGATCGCGATCAGCCGGGCGCGCTTCCCGAAGGGCGTCGCAGGGGCGCATCTGGACGCCCTGGCGCGGCAATACCTGTGGTCGCAGGGCCTGGACTACGACCACGGCACCGGCCACGGCGTCGGCGCGGCGCTGTGCGTCCACGAAGGCCCGGCGCGCATCAGCCGCGCCAGCACCCTGCCCCTGGAAGCCGGGATGATCCTGTCGAACGAGCCGGGCTATTACCGCGAGGGCGCCTTCGGCATCCGCATCGAAAACCTGATCACCCTCACCCCCGCCGAAGCCGAACCGGGCCGCGCCATGCTGGGGTCCGAGACGCTGACCCTGTGTCCCATCGACCGCCGTCTGATCGACATCGCGGCCATGTCGCGGGACGAGATCGACTGGCTGGACGCCTATCACGCGCGGGTCCGCGACAGGCTGTCGCCTCATCTGGATGGCGATGCGCGCACCTGGCTGGACCAAGCGACCCAGCCGCTCATGTCTTCTTCATAA
- the gltA gene encoding citrate synthase: protein MADAKTATLKINDAEYELPILHPTQGPDVLDIRKLYGQADVFTYDPGFTSTASCDSTITFIDGDKGELWYRGYPIEQLAAKSHYLEVCYLLLYGDLPTAAQMEDFERRVTRHTMVHEQMHNFFRGFRRDAHPMATMVGVVGAMSAFYHDSTDINDSWQREVASIRLIAKLPTIAAMAYKYSIGQPFVYPQNELDYASNFLHMCFSVPAEKYNVDPALARAMDRIFTLHADHEQNASTSTVRLAGSSGANPFACIAAGIACLWGPAHGGANQAALEMLREIGTVDRIPEFIARAKDKSDSFKLMGFGHRVYKNFDPRAKVMKESADEVLDLLGVQNNPTLQVAKELEKIALEDDYFIEKKLYPNVDFYSGIILEAMGFPTSMFTPIFALSRTVGWIAQWKEMIADPQNKIGRPRQLYVGEGKRDYIDVGAR from the coding sequence ATGGCCGACGCGAAGACCGCCACACTCAAGATCAACGACGCCGAATACGAGTTGCCGATCCTTCATCCCACCCAGGGACCGGACGTGCTGGACATCCGCAAGCTGTACGGGCAGGCGGATGTGTTCACCTATGATCCCGGCTTCACCTCGACCGCAAGCTGCGATTCGACCATCACCTTCATCGACGGCGACAAGGGAGAGCTGTGGTATCGCGGCTATCCCATCGAACAGCTTGCCGCCAAGTCGCATTACCTGGAAGTGTGCTATCTGCTGCTGTACGGCGATCTGCCCACCGCCGCGCAGATGGAGGATTTCGAGCGTCGCGTGACCCGTCACACGATGGTTCACGAACAGATGCACAACTTCTTCCGCGGATTCCGCCGGGACGCGCATCCCATGGCGACCATGGTGGGCGTGGTCGGCGCGATGTCGGCCTTCTATCACGATTCGACCGACATCAACGATTCCTGGCAGCGCGAGGTCGCCTCGATCCGGCTGATCGCCAAGCTGCCGACCATCGCCGCGATGGCCTATAAGTATTCGATCGGCCAGCCCTTCGTCTATCCGCAGAACGAGCTGGATTACGCCAGCAACTTCCTGCACATGTGCTTTTCGGTCCCGGCCGAGAAATACAATGTCGATCCGGCGCTGGCCCGCGCCATGGACCGCATCTTCACGCTGCACGCCGATCACGAACAGAACGCCTCGACCTCGACCGTGCGTCTGGCGGGGTCTTCGGGGGCCAATCCCTTTGCCTGCATCGCGGCGGGGATCGCCTGCCTGTGGGGACCGGCCCATGGCGGCGCCAACCAGGCCGCGCTGGAAATGCTGCGCGAGATCGGGACCGTCGACCGGATCCCCGAATTCATCGCCCGCGCCAAGGACAAGAGCGATTCGTTCAAGCTGATGGGCTTCGGCCACCGGGTCTACAAGAACTTCGACCCGCGCGCCAAGGTGATGAAGGAATCCGCCGACGAGGTGCTGGATCTGCTGGGCGTCCAGAACAACCCGACGTTGCAAGTGGCGAAGGAGCTGGAAAAGATCGCGCTGGAAGACGATTACTTCATCGAGAAGAAGCTGTATCCCAACGTCGATTTCTATTCCGGCATCATTCTGGAGGCGATGGGCTTCCCGACCTCGATGTTCACGCCGATCTTCGCGCTGTCGCGCACGGTGGGCTGGATCGCGCAGTGGAAGGAAATGATCGCCGATCCGCAGAACAAGATCGGCCGCCCGCGCCAGCTTTATGTGGGCGAAGGCAAGCGCGACTATATCGACGTAGGCGCGCGCTGA